The following are encoded together in the Onychostoma macrolepis isolate SWU-2019 chromosome 03, ASM1243209v1, whole genome shotgun sequence genome:
- the LOC131536499 gene encoding zinc finger protein OZF-like codes for MLEYSHQFTIEDASNHQEELKSAETEFIKEDREKMRDPEPCRIKHTEEQTELIEDNEVKEELSEFEQKNHVKNGEKPKQKDLKKRRSNKSFTCTQCGKSFTYKCYLELHMRIHTGEKPFTCDQCGKSFTLSANLKIHMNIHTREKLYTCDQCGKSLSRSSTLKKHMNIHTREKLYSCDQCGNTFFRASHLKKHLRVHTKEKPHLCYLCGKRFSHLQNLKEHQKIHTGVREYMCLECEKTFTSAKCLKMHERIHSGEKPYKCSHCDKRFSHSSSLKTHKMIHTGEKPYSCDQCGKSFTLKRNLMVHMRVHTGERPFTCDQCGKSFTLSANLKVHMNIHTREKLYTCDQCGKTFLRASNLKQHQAVHIKEKPHSCHLCGKSFSLLQQLKLHQKIHTAVRDYMCFECEKTFNSSSHLKQHEMIHTGEKPYKCSHCDKSFSQLGELKTHERIYTGEKPYKCSHCDKGFSQSSHRKRHEMVHTGEKPYHCTACGKRFSRSSSLHRHTQRYHSM; via the coding sequence AGTTGATTGAAGACAATGAGGTGAAAGAAGAATTGAGTGAATTTGAGCAGAAAAATCATGtcaaaaatggagaaaaacccaaacagaaagatttaaagaaaagaagatcCAATAaatctttcacctgcactcagtgtggaaagagttttacataCAAATGTTATCTTGAACttcacatgagaattcatactggagagaaaccgttcacttgtgatcagtgcgggaagagtttcacactaTCAGCAAACCTTAAGatacacatgaacatccacactagagagaaactgtacacatgtgatcagtgtggaaagagtttatCACGATCATCAACCCTTAAgaaacacatgaacatccacactagagagaaactgtactcatgtgatcagtgcggcaACACATTTTTCAGAGCTTCACACCTGAAGAAACACCTGAGagttcatacaaaggagaagccacatttatgttatttgtgtggaaagagattTTCACAtctacaaaatttgaaagaacatcagaaaatacatacaggtgtgagagagtacatgtgcttagagtgtgaaaagacttttacttcagcaaagtgtttaaaaatgcatgagaggattcactctggagaaaaaccttacaagtgttcacactgtgacaagagattcagtcattcatcaagtctgaaaacacacaagatgatccacactggagagaaaccttactcatgtgatcagtgcgggaagagtttcacactaAAAAGAAACCTTATGGTGCAtatgagagttcatactggagagagaccgttcacttgtgatcagtgcgggaagagtttcacactaTCAGCAAACCTTAAGgtacacatgaacatccacactagagagaaactgtacacatgtgatcagtgcggcaaaacatttttgagagcTTCAAACCTGAAGCAGCACCAGGCAGTTCATAtaaaggagaagccacattcatgtcatttgtgtggaaagagtttttcattactacaacaattaaaattacatcagaaaatacacactGCTGTGAGAGactacatgtgctttgagtgtgagaagacttttaaTTCATCGAGCCATTTAAAACAGCATGAgatgatccacactggagagaaaccttacaagtgttcacactgtgacaagagttTCAGTCAATTAGGAGAACTGAAAACACACGAGAGGATctacactggagaaaaaccttataagtgttcacactgtgacaagggATTCAGTCAATCATCACATCGGAAAAGACATGAGAtggttcacactggagagaaaccgtatcactgcactgcatgtggGAAGCGTTTCAGCCGATCTTCTTCtctacacagacatacacaaaGATATCACAGTATgtag